A single region of the Buteo buteo chromosome 16, bButBut1.hap1.1, whole genome shotgun sequence genome encodes:
- the PTH gene encoding parathyroid hormone: protein MTSIKNLARTAIILYAICFFTNSDGRPMMKRSVSEMQLMHNLGEHRHTVERQDWLQMKLQDVHSALEDARTQRPRNKDDIVLGEIRSRRLLPEHLRAAMQKKSIDLDKAYMDVLFKTKP from the exons ATGACTTCTATAAAAAACCTGGCCAGGACTGCGATCATTTTATATGCCATATGCTTTTTTACAAACTCTGATGGAAGACCAATGAT GAAAAGATCAGTGAGTGAGATGCAATTAATGCATAACCTTGGAGAGCATCGACACACCGTGGAGAGACAGGACTGGCTTCAGATGAAACTGCAGGATGTGCACAGTGCCCTCGAGGATGCTAGGACCCAGAGGCCTCGAAACAAGGATGATATTGTCCTGGGTGAGATAAGAAGTCGGAGGCTGCTCCCTGAGCATTTGCGGGCAGCAATGCAGAAGAAATCCATCGATCTGGACAAAGCTTACATGGATGTACTCTTTAAAACAAAGCCATAA